One window of Nymphaea colorata isolate Beijing-Zhang1983 chromosome 1, ASM883128v2, whole genome shotgun sequence genomic DNA carries:
- the LOC116261303 gene encoding D-lactate dehydrogenase [cytochrome], mitochondrial-like isoform X1, producing MVFRSWFSRFSPSSKHIARALFATGARERCSYSAETLAPKRSDRRFPWLAVAVALPSGAAAFDFLHRDPSLCDSSQELHRIERTGSSGLVVQGRHRRAPQELIDELKSICDDNLTFDYEERCFHGKPQSSFHRAVNIPDVVVYPRSEREVSEIVKACSKHKVPIVPYGGATSLEGHILSPCGGVCIDMALMKKIKVLHVKDMDVVVEPGIGWMELNEYLKPYGLFFPLDPGPGASIGGMCATRCSGSLAVRYGTMRDNVISLQQVVLADGGIVKTASRARKSSAGYDLTRLLIGSEGTLGVITEVTLRLQKLPEHSVVAMCQFPTIKDAADVAIATMLSGIQVSRVELLDEVQVKAINLGNGKNLPEVPTLMFEFVGTEANAREQTLLVQKIVGEHNGSDFVYVEDPEAKSELWRIRKEALWACLAMKPDYEAMITDVCVPLSRLAECISKSKIELDASPLVCTVIAHAGDGNFHTFILFDPNNEEHLREAERLNHFMVDTALSMEGTCTGEHGVGSGKMKYLEKELGIQALRTMKKIKTALDPNDIMNPGKLIPPHVCF from the exons ATGGTGTTCCGTTCCTGGTTCTCCCGCTTCAGTCCCTCCTCTAAGCACATCGCTCGCGCACTCTTCGCCACCGGCGCTCGCGAACGGTGCTCTTATTCTGCTGAGACCTTAGCTCCGAAGCGGAGCGATCGTCGCTTCCCCTGGCTCGCCGTGGCGGTTGCGCTGCCATCTGGAGCTGCTGCATTCGACTTCCTCCATCGGGATCCTTCTCTGTGCGATTCGTCTCAGGAGTTGCATCG CATCGAAAGGACAGGAAGTAGCGGGTTGGTGGTCCAAGGACGTCATAGGCGTGCGCCGCAGGAGCTCATTGACGAACTGAAGTCTATCTGTGAT GACAATCTAACTTTTGATTACGAGGAACGGTGTTTTCATGGAAAACCCCAGAGCAGTTTTCATAGAGCAGTCAACATTCCTGACGTAGTTGTCTACCCAAG GTCTGAAAGGGAGGTTTCAGAGATTGTTAAAGCTTGTAGCAAGCACAAG GTTCCTATTGTACCATATGGTGGTGCCACATCACTTGAAGGCCATATTTTATCCCCATGTGGAGGTGTTTGCATTGACATGGCACTGATGAAG AAAATCAAAGTGTTACATGTTAAGGACATGGATGTTGTTGTTGAGCCTGGTATTGGGTGGATGGAACTGAACGAGTATTTGAAGCCTTATGGGCTTTTCTTCCCACTTGATCCAG GCCCGGGTGCTTCAATTGGAGGCATGTGTGCTACACGTTGTTCTGGTTCTTTGGCAGTGAG GTATGGGACAATGCGAGATAATGTCATAAGCCTTCAG CAGGTTGTTCTGGCAGATGGTGGCATTGTCAAAACTGCTTCACGTGCTCGGAAGAGTTCTGCAGG CTACGACTTAACTAGATTGCTGATTGGAAGTGAAGGCACCTTGGGTGTCATTACAGAGGTGACTCTGCGACTGCAGAAGCTCCCTGAACATTCTGTG GTTGCAATGTGCCAGTTTCCAACAATTAAGGATGCAGCTGATGTTGCTATTGCCACCATGCTATCAGGAATCCAG GTCTCAAGGGTGGAACTCTTGGATGAAGTTCAGGTTAAGGCAATCAATTTGGGGAATGGAAAAAATTTACCAGAAGTCCCCACGTTAATGTTTGAATTTGTAGGCACTG AGGCAAACGCACGTGAGCAGACATTGTTAGTCCAGAAGATTGTTGGGGAGCACAATGGCTCTGATTTTGTTTATGTGGAGGATCCAGAGGCCAAGTCAGAACTTTGGAGG ATAAGGAAAGAGGCACTTTGGGCATGCTTGGCAATGAAACCTGATTATGAAGCAATGATAACG GATGTGTGTGTTCCTTTATCACGCCTTGCCGAATGCATTTCAAAATCGAAAATTGAACTTGATGCTTCACCACTGGTCTG CACGGTGATTGCCCATGCAGGTGATGGGAATTTTCATACATTTATCTTGTTTGATCCAAACAATGAGGAGCACCTTCGGGAAGCTGAAAGATTGAACCATTTTATGGTTGACACTGCTTTATCTATGGAAG GGACCTGTACAGGAGAACATGGTGTTGGTTCTGGTAAAATGAAG TATCTAGAGAAGGAGCTGGGCATCCAAGCGCTGAGGaccatgaaaaaaataaagactGCTTTGGATCCGAATGACATCATGAACCCAGGAAAGCTCATTCCTCCACACGTTTGTTTTTAA
- the LOC116246174 gene encoding probable carboxylesterase 15, with the protein MTMARSARRTSPSTRPTPFNSASTSLAGPRRTACFPSSSTSTAADSASGPSRGPISASDLHPPSRRSSPPWTIALLWSTRSRRRSTTPSPRSTGTPVSSARLRISGSGDSAGANITHHLAVGLAGKGLSPVTVRAFVVLMPFFTGEEGTASERECPATAFLNLEVNDRYWRVALPRGETRDHPVANPFGRRSADLGPVELGPILEVDYARGLERMGKRVELAEFEGEQRGFSTVEPNSMAARALLDRVQHFVNETS; encoded by the coding sequence ATGACGATGGCTCGCTCAGCTAGGAGAACCTCGCCttcaacccgacccactcccttCAACTCCGCCTCTACAAGCCTCGCGGGACCCCGGCGGACAGCCTGCTTCCCCTCGTCCTCCACTTCCACGGCGGCAGATTCTGCATCGGGTCCTTCACGTGGCCCAATTTCTGCCTCCGATTTGCATCCACCCTCCCGACGATCGTCGCCGCCGTGGACTATCGCCTTGCTCTGGAGTACCCGCTCCCGGCGGCGATCTACGACACCTTCGCCGCGGTCGACTGGCACCCCCGTCTCGTCGGCTCGATTGCGGATCTCCGGCTCGGGAGACTCCGCAGGGGCAAACATCACCCACCACCTGGCGGTCGGGCTGGCCGGAAAGGGCCTCTCTCCGGTGACCGTGCGAGCGTTCGTCGTCTTGATGCCGTTCTTCACGGGCGAGGAGGGAACAGCGTCGGAGAGGGAGTGCCCGGCGACGGCTTTCCTTAACCTGGAGGTCAACGATCGGTACTGGAGGGTTGCGCTGCCACGAGGCGAGACGCGGGACCATCCGGTGGCGAACCCGTTCGGGCGGCGGAGCGCGGACCTTGGTCCGGTGGAGCTCGGCCCGATTCTAGAGGTGGACTACGCTCGGGGGCTAGAAAGGATGGGCAAGCGCGTGGAGCTCGCTGAGTTTGAGGGAGAGCAGCGTGGGTTCTCCACCGTCGAGCCTAACTCGATGGCCGCCCGCGCGCTCTTGGATCGGGTCCAGCACTTCGTGAATGAGACTTCTTGA
- the LOC116261314 gene encoding probable carboxylesterase 15, with product MRKEVPFEVENFRGIVRVFSDGSVIRSDDPSAKVPIEDDGSIAWKDFTFDNSFSLQLRIYKPSSIPDQKKLPIYIYFLAGGFCFGSRTWPIFHNFCLRLASRLQAVVIAPDHRWAPEYPLPSAIDDAFTAIKWVQTEFRMKNSASSLMDFADPKQVYISGNSSGGNICHHLAVGFAAQNLSPLSVRGYILITPGFSSEKRSPAELSCPASDLYIIEHHDCLWKLAVPKGSTRNHPLANPLGPNGKDLSSIKFSPVLVVTGTRDLIRDRQTAYVEKLRGIGSHADMVVFDGERHNFNYYNPKSAANSELMDRIKSFMAATSGETCKSRSRL from the coding sequence ATGAGAAAGGAGGTTCCATTTGAAGTGGAAAATTTCAGAGGCATCGTCCGAGTTTTCAGCGATGGAAGCGTGATCCGATCGGATGATCCTTCTGCCAAGGTCCCCATCGAAGACGATGGCTCCATCGCTTGGAAGGACTTCACTTTCGACAACTCCTTCTCCCTCCAACTCCGCATCTACAAGCCTTCCTCCATCCCTGATCAGAAGAAGCTTCCCATCTACATCTACTTTCTAGCAGGAGGCTTCTGCTTTGGTTCGAGAACGTGGCCCATTTTTCACAACTTCTGCCTTCGTCTTGCCTCTCGTCTTCAAGCTGTCGTCATCGCTCCCGATCACCGCTGGGCCCCCGAATACCCACTTCCATCTGCAATCGATGATGCCTTTACTGCTATTAAATGGGTACAAACTGAATTTCGCATGAAAAATTCAGCCTCTTCTCTCATGGATTTCGCTGATCCTAAACAGGTCTACATATCTGGGAATTCATCTGGTGGGAACATCTGTCACCATCTTGCTGTAGGATTTGCTGCCCAAAATCTCTCACCACTGTCTGTGAGAGGATACATCCTGATCACCCCAGGATTTAGTAGTGAGAAGAGATCTCCTGCAGAGCTATCTTGTCCAGCCAGCGACCTTTATATTATTGAGCATCATGACTGTCTATGGAAACTTGCAGTGCCAAAAGGTTCCACAAGGAACCATCCGCTAGCGAACCCGCTTGGTCCAAATGGCAAGGATCTGAGTTCAATCAAGTTCTCCCCAGTCCTTGTAGTCACGGGAACTCGCGACTTGATCCGTGACAGACAGACGGCTTATGTGGAAAAACTTAGAGGCATTGGTAGCCATGCGGACATGGTGGTGTTTGATGGGGAGCGACATAACTTCAATTACTACAATCCAAAGTCTGCGGCTAACAGTGAACTCATGGATCGAATCAAGAGCTTCATGGCTGCCACTAGTGGCGAAACTTGTAAGTCCAGGTCTCGTCTTTGA
- the LOC116266999 gene encoding probable carboxylesterase 15, with protein sequence MVKEAPFEVENYGGLVRVFSDGSVKRADDPYAKAPLKDDLGSVIWKDYTFDHSFSLQLRIYRPSSIPPNKKLSIYIYIHGGGYCYGSRTWTMFHNYCHHLASKLQVVVVAPDYRLAPENPLPAAIDDAFTAVKWVQSQFLFKDSASCLIDSADPQRVYLSGDSAGGNACHHLSVGLATLNISPLCIRGYILITPAFGGVRRTYSELLSPLRSLTNMENFDCLFRLALPRGSTRDHPLSNPWGPDSMDLALIGIPPMLVVVAGRDAFRDRHLAYVQALKGMGRDVEMVLFESEKHSFTLFRSDSRANTELMARIMSFIVATGGEAGKTRSLL encoded by the coding sequence ATGGTAAAGGAAGCTCCATTCGAAGTAGAAAACTATGGAGGCCTAGTTCGAGTCTTTAGCGACGGAAGTGTGAAACGTGCAGATGATCCCTACGCGAAGGCTCCTCTCAAAGATGATCTTGGCTCTGTCATATGGAAAGACTACACTTTTGATCATTCTTTCTCCCTTCAACTTCGCATCTACAGGCCTTCTTCCATTCCACCAAACAAGAAGCTATCCATCTACATCTACATTCATGGTGGTGGTTACTGTTATGGATCTCGAACCTGGACCATGTTCCACAACTATTGCCACCATCTTGCCTCCAAGCTTCAAGTGGTTGTTGTTGCCCCTGATTACCGTCTAGCACCTGAAAACCCACTTCCGGCAGCCATTGATGATGCCTTTACAGCCGTCAAGTGGGTACAATCTCAGTTTCTCTTTAAAGATTCAGCCTCTTGTCTCATCGATTCGGCCGATCCCCAACGTGTTTACTTGAGTGGGGACTCGGCTGGCGGAAATGCCTGCCACCATTTATCCGTCGGACTTGCGACCCTAAACATTTCGCCGCTGTGTATTAGAGGTTACATTTTGATTACCCCAGCTTTTGGTGGCGTAAGGAGAACCTATTCGGAGCTGTTAAGTCCTCTTAGATCTCTCACTAACATGGAAAACTTCGACTGCTTGTTCCGACTTGCGCTACCAAGAGGATCAACAAGGGACCATCCACTATCAAATCCATGGGGTCCGGACAGCATGGACTTGGCCTTGATCGGTATCCCACCAATGCTAGTAGTCGTGGCTGGCCGCGACGCCTTCCGAGATCGACACTTGGCTTATGTGCAGGCACTTAAAGGTATGGGAAGAGACGTGGAGATGGTGCTATTTGAAAGTGAAAAACATTCATTTACCTTGTTCCGCTCTGACTCTCGGGCAAACACTGAACTCATGGCTCGAATTATGAGCTTCATTGTTGCCACCGGCGGTGAGGCTGGCAAGACAAGGTCTCTGCTTTGA
- the LOC116246172 gene encoding myosin-binding protein 7-like — protein MESPSDSNECCSSSPNGSGKWSRSMKRKAEQDEELAGHRVDAVDDSDCFSVARIEIENECMVLRETVNSQQQQIQELCMELDEERNASSTAANEAMSLILRLQNEKAEVQMEAVQFKRFAEEKMAHDEQELLCLEDLLHKKNQLIESLNSEIQAYRNRLMSYDSDQFDFGDAKEGSFTSGQNGNRRDREKQENADFHEPEESNRSVYSEDTPVRGLKFNSFAYPPLKCSLSGTEDFSDDDDPLDFVNYVSGVPHRDRGQVENFADSKGLNTPKGSKHSRHLSADSTSACSVVVKEGNQECVAENTENEEYVAENMFTSGPSENPKRLKEFSTLEDYCCSTNWGNSADDAADDASDVIDAVDSTHGAGDSRKKSDENEGSEAEQSPYDSKVESPTYYTTDANFFNLRQDDGPFDCKVQHGKPDKKSGIPRDSLKRTNMGGRDIAKKLYSSLQSLEADMESMREIIMSMQADDCI, from the coding sequence ATGGAATCTCCTTCCGACTCCAATGAATGCTGTAGTTCTAGCCCAAATGGCAGCGGTAAATGGAGCCGCTCCATGAAGAGGAAGGCTGAACAGGATGAGGAACTCGCCGGTCACAGAGTGGATGCGGTTGATGATTCGGACTGCTTTTCAGTTGCTAGGATTGAAATTGAGAATGAGTGCATGGTTTTGAGAGAGACGGTTAACAGCCAGCAGCAACAAATTCAGGAGCTTTGCATGGAGTTGGACGAAGAAAGAAATGCATCTTCTACTGCTGCAAATGAGGCCATGTCTCTGATCTTGCGCCTGCAGAATGAAAAGGCTGAGGTCCAGATGGAAGCTGTGCAGTTTAAGCGGTTTGCGGAAGAGAAAATGGCCCATGATGAGCAGGAGCTGCTGTGTTTGGAAGATTTGTTACATAAGAAAAATCAGCTCATAGAGTCGCTAAATTCTGAGATACAAGCTTACAGGAACAGATTGATGAGCTATGATTCGGATCAGTTCGATTTCGGGGATGCTAAGGAAGGTTCTTTCACAAGCGGGCAAAACGGAAATAGGAGAGATCGGGAGAAGCAGGAAAACGCAGATTTTCATGAACCAGAAGAATCAAATAGGTCCGTGTATTCAGAGGATACTCCAGTCCGTGGGCTGAAGTTCAACTCCTTTGCATACCCACCATTGAAATGCAGCTTGAGCGGGACTGAAGATTTTTCAGATGATGACGATCCATTGGACTTCGTGAACTATGTTTCGGGCGTACCTCATCGTGACAGAGGTCAAGTTGAGAATTTTGCAGACAGTAAAGGATTAAACACACCAAAAGGTTCGAAACATTCTAGGCATTTGTCTGCAGATAGCACTAGCGCCTGCTCTGTTGTAGTGAAGGAAGGAAACCAAGAATGTGTTGCAGAAAACACAGAAAACGAAGAATATGTTGCAGAAAACATGTTCACATCTGGCCCAAGTGAGAACCCAAAAAGGCTGAAAGAGTTTTCTACTCTTGAAGATTATTGCTGTTCTACAAATTGGGGCAATTCTGCTGACGATGCTGCTGATGATGCTAGTGACGTAATAGATGCTGTTGACTCCACACATGGTGCGGGTGATTCCAGGAAGAAATCAGATGAAAATGAAGGTTCGGAGGCGGAACAATCTCCATACGACAGCAAGGTTGAGAGTCCTACTTATTATACAACTGATGCGAACTTTTTCAATCTTCGACAGGACGATGGCCCTTTTGATTGTAAAGTTCAGCATGGGAAACCTGATAAGAAGTCTGGTATACCAAGAGATTCGTTAAAACGGACCAACATGGGAGGCAGAGATATTGCTAAGAAGCTATACTCAAGTCTTCAGTCCCTCGAGGCAGACATGGAATCGATGAGGGAAATAATCATGTCCATGCAGGCAGACGATTGCATCTGA
- the LOC116261303 gene encoding D-lactate dehydrogenase [cytochrome], mitochondrial-like isoform X2 produces the protein MVFRSWFSRFSPSSKHIARALFATGARERCSYSAETLAPKRSDRRFPWLAVAVALPSGAAAFDFLHRDPSLCDSSQELHRIERTGSSGLVVQGRHRRAPQELIDELKSICDDNLTFDYEERCFHGKPQSSFHRAVNIPDVVVYPRSEREVSEIVKACSKHKVPIVPYGGATSLEGHILSPCGGVCIDMALMKKIKVLHVKDMDVVVEPGIGWMELNEYLKPYGLFFPLDPGPGASIGGMCATRCSGSLAVRYGTMRDNVISLQVVLADGGIVKTASRARKSSAGYDLTRLLIGSEGTLGVITEVTLRLQKLPEHSVVAMCQFPTIKDAADVAIATMLSGIQVSRVELLDEVQVKAINLGNGKNLPEVPTLMFEFVGTEANAREQTLLVQKIVGEHNGSDFVYVEDPEAKSELWRIRKEALWACLAMKPDYEAMITDVCVPLSRLAECISKSKIELDASPLVCTVIAHAGDGNFHTFILFDPNNEEHLREAERLNHFMVDTALSMEGTCTGEHGVGSGKMKYLEKELGIQALRTMKKIKTALDPNDIMNPGKLIPPHVCF, from the exons ATGGTGTTCCGTTCCTGGTTCTCCCGCTTCAGTCCCTCCTCTAAGCACATCGCTCGCGCACTCTTCGCCACCGGCGCTCGCGAACGGTGCTCTTATTCTGCTGAGACCTTAGCTCCGAAGCGGAGCGATCGTCGCTTCCCCTGGCTCGCCGTGGCGGTTGCGCTGCCATCTGGAGCTGCTGCATTCGACTTCCTCCATCGGGATCCTTCTCTGTGCGATTCGTCTCAGGAGTTGCATCG CATCGAAAGGACAGGAAGTAGCGGGTTGGTGGTCCAAGGACGTCATAGGCGTGCGCCGCAGGAGCTCATTGACGAACTGAAGTCTATCTGTGAT GACAATCTAACTTTTGATTACGAGGAACGGTGTTTTCATGGAAAACCCCAGAGCAGTTTTCATAGAGCAGTCAACATTCCTGACGTAGTTGTCTACCCAAG GTCTGAAAGGGAGGTTTCAGAGATTGTTAAAGCTTGTAGCAAGCACAAG GTTCCTATTGTACCATATGGTGGTGCCACATCACTTGAAGGCCATATTTTATCCCCATGTGGAGGTGTTTGCATTGACATGGCACTGATGAAG AAAATCAAAGTGTTACATGTTAAGGACATGGATGTTGTTGTTGAGCCTGGTATTGGGTGGATGGAACTGAACGAGTATTTGAAGCCTTATGGGCTTTTCTTCCCACTTGATCCAG GCCCGGGTGCTTCAATTGGAGGCATGTGTGCTACACGTTGTTCTGGTTCTTTGGCAGTGAG GTATGGGACAATGCGAGATAATGTCATAAGCCTTCAG GTTGTTCTGGCAGATGGTGGCATTGTCAAAACTGCTTCACGTGCTCGGAAGAGTTCTGCAGG CTACGACTTAACTAGATTGCTGATTGGAAGTGAAGGCACCTTGGGTGTCATTACAGAGGTGACTCTGCGACTGCAGAAGCTCCCTGAACATTCTGTG GTTGCAATGTGCCAGTTTCCAACAATTAAGGATGCAGCTGATGTTGCTATTGCCACCATGCTATCAGGAATCCAG GTCTCAAGGGTGGAACTCTTGGATGAAGTTCAGGTTAAGGCAATCAATTTGGGGAATGGAAAAAATTTACCAGAAGTCCCCACGTTAATGTTTGAATTTGTAGGCACTG AGGCAAACGCACGTGAGCAGACATTGTTAGTCCAGAAGATTGTTGGGGAGCACAATGGCTCTGATTTTGTTTATGTGGAGGATCCAGAGGCCAAGTCAGAACTTTGGAGG ATAAGGAAAGAGGCACTTTGGGCATGCTTGGCAATGAAACCTGATTATGAAGCAATGATAACG GATGTGTGTGTTCCTTTATCACGCCTTGCCGAATGCATTTCAAAATCGAAAATTGAACTTGATGCTTCACCACTGGTCTG CACGGTGATTGCCCATGCAGGTGATGGGAATTTTCATACATTTATCTTGTTTGATCCAAACAATGAGGAGCACCTTCGGGAAGCTGAAAGATTGAACCATTTTATGGTTGACACTGCTTTATCTATGGAAG GGACCTGTACAGGAGAACATGGTGTTGGTTCTGGTAAAATGAAG TATCTAGAGAAGGAGCTGGGCATCCAAGCGCTGAGGaccatgaaaaaaataaagactGCTTTGGATCCGAATGACATCATGAACCCAGGAAAGCTCATTCCTCCACACGTTTGTTTTTAA